Genomic DNA from Limanda limanda chromosome 8, fLimLim1.1, whole genome shotgun sequence:
AAACACCATTACGTTTACTCGAAAATGAGCTATGGAATATATGTCCTACCCATCCCACTTTAAATTTCTCCGCCTCCAGACCCTGCATGTGGGTCTCCTGTATCAGCACAATGTCTGCctgattatttttcaaaaatgataATATCTTCCTCCTTTTAATAGGGCTGCCACATCCATTTATATTCCAAGAAATAAACTTAACTGGTCTACTAGTCATATTTtttcattcaaaaataaaattaatacaataataaaatcaataggaaacaaaaagagaaaggaggaagatgagataAGTACTCTGTGCTTTAAATGTATGTCTGCAACCATTCGTAATAGAAAATGTTACCATTTTTGGCTCCTTATAATAACCACTCATTACCCTGTACCTGCCGGTTTTTGAACACATATAACAAAACCACAGTATAACAATGCCAACTGGGCTTGCACATAAAGCTGAAACAAAAGGTGTCCGGCTGCTACAACTCAGCCGGAGTCCGAGTGCTGAACGCTCCTCGCtgctgaaaagagaaaaaagaaaaagaaaagaaaagtaaaaggaTAACACGCGTAAGGTCCGTGGGATTAACGCCGCTCCCATGAAGACCGGTCCGCATCAGGAAAAGTCTCTTGTTGGCCTGCACATGGGTCACTTCAGTTCAATACAAAACGCATAATCTCACATCGGGTTCAAACAGTAACTCACCCCTCTCCATTCATCTCAGTCCATAGCTCCTCCCGATCATTGCTCATTAATGACTCTCTCCGCGGCTTCGACAGTGTTGCAGCTCACGTTTTTTCGTCTCCATTTAAAGTGCAACGTTGCGGGGAAAGCCAGTGTGTATCTAATGTCGAGCGTCAGCGGCCTCGAGGTCGACTTCATGCGCCGGGCTTTTCCGGGTAGACGAGTGTGGAGGGTTTCTGAAATATTTTGATGTCGCCATGTCTTCTAATCCTTTCCCTGACCGAGAGTATTCTATTTGAGCAATTCAAGTTCTCAGGGTGAGCGTTAGATTACTTAAATATATGCATTTTACATTAATAACTCCAAAAATAGCATGTGCAGGACAGGAGCCACCCTAACATGCGACCATCCCGGATGCTGCACCCACGTGACTCGGGAACCCGTATTCTTGTGTTTTGGTCGAATGGTCAGTCTGACTTTGGTTCTGGGCGAAGGTCCGCAGAGCCTGGGGCAGCGCCTGCCACACCTCGTCCACGAGGCTCCGCAGCACTCTGGTAGATCTTATCCCCGTCACCTCTGCCAGCCTCTCAAGTGACGTCCGTGTCAGGTGGCCCAGCTTCACTATTCCTGCCTCCCTGAACTTGTTGTTACCCTGGACAAAGATGTTCACGTCGTCCGCATACGCTGATACTACTATCGGTGGGCTGTGAGCCAGCTCAGGCAGACGCAGGCCTTTCATCCGAGTCCTGACACAGGAGAGGTTCGATGGCCACGCTGAGAAGTTGGCCTGAGATGGGGCATCCCTGCCTTATCCCTCTTTCGACTGGTACAGGTCTGCTCAGCCCTCCCCCCaccttcacaacacaacaggtaTCATTATATAATAATTTCACCCAGGACAGAAAATGCTCCCCAACACCAAAAGCCTGCAGTGTGGCAAACAGGAATAAACGATCGACACGATCAAATGCTTTTTCCTGGTCAATAGAAATAATgccaatattaatattatacgTTGTACACAATTCAAAAATGtctctcattaaaaacaaattgtccTGCATTGACCTACCTGGTACACAATAAGATTGGTCAGCACCAATAAACACTTCCATAAAAACCAGCAACAAACAATAgtaaagataaaataacattaaagaaaaacaaaaaaagggtgGATACTGCAAAGGCTCGATCGCCTCTGGTTATGATGAGCCTCGGTTTAGGTAAGTCCAGGAGCAGCGGAGTGGCTGAACTCAGCTCTCTAAGTGGAGAGTGGACATGAAGGAGTTCAGTAAGGCGGTGCCAGTCCATTAAGAGGTTTGAAAGTTAATAATAATGCTTTAAAATCAATTCTGTGACCAAGAGGAAGCCAGTGGAGGGAGCTAAACACTGGTGTTATATGGTCCCTCTTTTCCTTTACTGTAAGGAGGCGAGCAGCAGCATTTCGGACGAGCTGCAGGCTACAGGAATCAAGTCGAGAAGTTATGAAGGCATGTGATCACCCTCTCTAGATCTTTAGGTTGGAGAGAGAGTAAAAACACTGTCCCAATGAACACCAAGACTCTTCACAGAGGAGTGAACCATAGGGGCTGGAGGGCAAAAATTGTTTTTTGGGCCATATTAACTATTTACCACTTGGGCCACTATAGGTTCCTATCCAGATTACAACTTGCCCAGAGCACCACGTGTTTGGCAAAAAAGGCCCGCATTCATAGAAACTGCAGATATTAGCTGATATATgttgtggagtaaaagtgaaaagagacaaaaatatATCTACTTAAAGTACAGACACATGGAAAATGTTCTTAAGTACAGTaactaagtaaatgtacttttttacatcccaccactgtgGCACTGTTCCTccctttaattttcttattgtgtttttacagtgttGTGTGATTCTGAGGCAAATACTTCTAATACACACTCGTTGGTTGACTATCATGATTAaaacaatatgtatttattgaCAGCATGTAACCATCAGAGTTCTTATTGGGGAGATCCAAGCAGTGGGGAGATGCTGTTTATTCAGAGCACTAATAACAATTAAACCCCTTTATGAGATCATTAGGAGTCACAGCAGTGATCCAAATATGATCTACTCtatttcatgtatttcattaaaagtattttttcctTATTTATAAATTATCTGTGGGTTGTGACAGTGGCCAGCAGAGGAGAAAGTCAGTCTGATGATGCTGTGCTCAATCACTTATTAGCTGCTGTCATGTCTGCGCGAAGTCCTGTTAAATTAAAGCAATGCTGTTTGCatgttggaaaaaacacaaagttcacaaTACAAGAGAGGACACATTTAAGACTTTGTAATCATAACATTGTCGATGTGTCAACTTGTGTTTGGCTGTTGTTTACCTGGTGTGAATGAGAAGAAGTCAACCACAAAGTGACATATCTGCCCTCGCGTCGTCTTTTCTAAAGCTGTGTTTTACGTGGTCAAAAGGTTTAACTGATAAATCATGGGAAAACTTCTGTGACATCCAGGTGAGCTGTTGGTTTTTCTGCCTTGTTTCCAGAGAAACACTTTTATCGGGCAGCTGTGTATAAAACAAATTGTTTGCCAAGTACCTTTGACCAATAATATCACATCAACAGAGCAGACACCCTCTCTGAAGAGTATAAAAGAACGCAGCCTGCCCACCTGTCTCCTTCAAACTCTCATTCTCATCCAACAGTGCAGATCATCTCCAACCCCTCGTCCTGctcctgtgacagagagagagagagacgccaacatgatcctgctcctccttctgttcGCCCTGACCCTGGGtgctgtgtctccttcagatgGACCTGAGGTCAAGCTGCAGCGTGGAAACTGTCCCATGTTCTGGTTCAGCTTCAACAACCGCTGCTACAAGTACGTGTCCACACATATGACCTGGGCTGATGCAGAGCTCTACTGTGTGTCACAGGGAGCCAACCTGGTGTCTATCCACAGTCTGGATGAAGAGAATTTCGTCACAGCCCTGATCAAGAACTTTGATCATGCTGAAGGATACACCTGGATCGGACTCAGCGACCTCCACAAAGAAGGCAGCTGGATGTGGTCTGATGGTTGTGGAGTGAACTTTAGCTTTTGGTCCCCAGGACAGCCAAACAACTATGAAGGAAGGCAAAACTGTGGTCATAACAATTTATACACCGAAAAGAAATGGAATGATGGATTGTGTAGTGAAAATTATCCTTCTGTTTGTGCATCTCAAATAATCTGTCCTCAGTGATTGTTAAATCTGAATTAACCTGGTCACTGATCACCTGATGCTTGTTGTAATGAAATAGTCCTCAGCAATAAAGATACAAAtacaaacttctctgtttgttctcatttcaccttcttacttttttttacctcttGCCAGGTActtgttgtttgttgattttaacATGTCCAATGTTATTGTTAAAATcaatgacaaataaacacatttagtgTTGAGTACAAATaaaatggtgatgatgatgatgatgatgatgatgatgatgatgatgatgatgatgatgatgatgatgatgatgatgatgatgatgatgatgatgatgatgatgatgatgatgatgatgatgatgatgatgatgatgggtcAAATTAAAGGAGGGTAGAGAGAGTGAATGAAGATAGAAAGAAGCATGAAACTAAACGGCTACTTTTATTTGACTTAAACCTTTTTGGAAATTCAGTGAGTCGGTGGAGGAAGCAAACTGCACATAACATGACAAAGTTAAAGAGTTTCTGTAAGACAGAATACTTTGGGATATGTAAACAGCTGCTTCTGTCTCATTGGAGCTGATTCCAGCTGGCATGAAcaaagtgtgtgcgtgtgtgtgtgtgtgtgtgtgtggtttagaACAAGGGAACAGTAACATCTGTAGTGgaatatatacaaaaaatatattttattttattttatatgcaaagaagtgcgaatgtgtgtgtgaataaacgtGAATGACGCTCCGGTCCGGCGtaacctgagctaacaggctactaCCTCCGTCAGTGGACACCACCCGggtctgtggagaggttcactcacatcggatgaataatacgttttgaagctcagcttgttctcctggcagagaggctaaatacgtgtgagctcccgtttctgaggtttgtcaagtttagtattgtatttatctgtaagaAGGGCTTCGCAGCTACCTGTACCTGGTTTTTAGCTTAGCTCGGCTTGCCCGCAGGCATGCCAgcagcagtaatagcgatgctaacgggaccgTAGGCTACGGAGTTATTGACCGACATGAAGCCACATGATCCgggccacccagcagagagaagcgttagtttatgaggatgagtgtgtttggagaataagctccCCCACGTAAGATATCTAATTGAATGTAAAGCTATTTCACTCGCCAACTTCCTTTTTAAGTGATCGGTATTGGTGAGtcaaagcttgttttttttggagctgaaggacatgtacaaagttttgtttaataaataataaaagttatttgagctaagttatttgtctaatctttttactttgttgcaatcattttactttaatgctgtattataggcaacatctttgtgttgcgCTGAgtgctaaagcatgtgaaatgtatttgaaataggatttctgctccctgctggcacttaaaatgcagcccataatatatcttactggtctatataggcctactgcttataataatcagctaccctctatttttgtgacagtgacatgacgtcatacaaaattgccccaccagaaatttcaggctaaaatcgccactgccTCTGGTTATGACAACAGCTAATAAATGATTGAGAACAGCATCATCAGGCTGACGTtctcctctgcttccctctgctGGCCACTGTCACAACCTACAGATAGTTTATAAAGAAggcaaaaatatttttaatgaaatacatgaaataaaatagatCATATTTGGATCTCTGCTGTGACTCCTAATGATCTCATTAAGTGGTTAAATTGTTATTAGTGCTATGAATACATAGCAATTCCCTACTAATTGGATCTCCCCAATAAGAGGTATACTGGTTACATGctgttaataaatacataatgatttaaatatgatagTCAACCAACAAATGTGTATCAGAAGTGTTTGCCCCAGAATCACCAAACACTCTAAAAATACAATATGGAAATTAAAGAGAGGAAATAATTGTTCACTAATTTTTACCAACTGTTAAGCTTTGGAACGTCCAGGagagctctgctctttgttttctaTGTTCTTATATTTCATGCATATTTATTGCTCTATAACAGTTCCACAGTGGTTgtatgtaacaaagtacatttacagCTAGTTACTGTATTTAAGAACATTTTCCATGTGTCCTTACTATaagtggatttatttttgtctacTTCTCACTTTTACTCCACCACATATATCAGCTAATATTTGCACTTTCTACGAATCTGGGCctattttggaaaaaatgtggTGCTCTGGGCAAGTTGTAATCTGGATAGGAACCTATAGTGGCCCAAGTGGTAAATAGTGAACATGGCCCAAAAAGCGCAAAACTAATTTGGCCATCTAGCCCCTATGATTCACTCCTCTGTGAAGAGTCTTGGTGTTCATTGGGGCAGTGGTTTCTAATTTGACAATCTGTTGTTAGTAGCTTCCTCTTCATAACTTCTCAACTTGATTCCTGTAGCCTGCAGCTcgtccaaaatgctgctgctcgcctccttacaggaaagaaaaagagggaccATATAACACCAGTGTTTAGCTCCCTCCCCTGGCTTCCTGTTGGTCAcaggattgattttaaaatgttattgttaaCTTTCAAACCTCTTAATGGACTGGCACCGCCTTACTGAACTCATTTATGTCCACTCTCCACTCTCCAGCTGAGGTCAGCCACTCCGCTGCTCCTGGACTTACCTAAACCGAGGCTCGTAACTAGAGGCGATCGAGCCTTTgtagtagggacgggaatcggcagggacctcccgatatgatactatcacgatacttaggtggcgatacgatatgtattgcgatttctgtgggtatcgcgattctgtaagtattgtgattcgatattacgatttcctgggatttatTTTGGttattctttgttttaaaatactggaccatggaaaaatgttgaatgattccttcaaatacaacacagtcaaattcacttagagctttaccagttttatttcaaatattaacattaacttaatgactgccgggcagccaatagagaaaataaataaaaatgtgcccttttattgtatagcccccttgcaactgcacacaaactgacagattaagaaatgtatgccacttaggctactttttaacaataaataaaagataaattaaatagaatgaataaaagtttacttaaaatataaactttgaaataaacaaaaagtaggctattgttgtttgcatgtaaaaatcgatttgggaggcagcatatcgatttaaaatcgtcattcacaagaatcgcgatttgtaactgaatcgattttttcccccatccctacttTGCAGTAGCCGCCCCTTTACTTTACTCTATCTTCTATATATTCCACTACAGATTTGACTGTTCCCTTgttataaaccacacacacacgcacacacacacatgcacacacagactttgTTCATGCCAGCTGGAATCAGCTCCAATGAGACAGAAGCAGCTGTTTACACAAATCCCAAAATATTGTCTTTTACGGAAACTCTTAAGACCTTATTTAGTATTTGACATTGAAACAGTCTCCTCCTTattcccacctcctctctcaagTCAGCAGGAGCAAAGGCAAATGCTCCTCTTGTTTTCGGGCTCGTCAGATAAATATCATTTCAACTTCCTCATGTTATGTGCAGTTTGCTTCCACCATCGACTCAGTGATTTTCCAATAGCGTTTAAGTCAAATAAAAGTAGCCGTTTAGTTTCATTGTTAATTTTTCAAATCATCCACTCcattctgtcctctgtctgcaTTCACTCTAAAAAATGATCCTTTAATTTGacccatcaccatcatcatcatcatcatcatcatcatcatcatcatcatcatcatcatcatcatcatcatcatcatcatcatcatcatcatcatcatcatcatcatcattttatatttattcatatttatcattGATTTTAACAATAACATTGGAATTGTTAAAATGAGCAAAAACAAATAGCTGACAACAGGtattaaaagtaattgagtGAAATGAGTGCAAAAATAGAAGTGTGCATTTGTATCTTTATTGCTGAGGACTATTTCATGTCAACAAGCATCAGGTGATCAGTGATCAGGTTAAATCAGACTTAACAATGCCTGAGGATAGATTATGTGAGATGCACAAACAGAGGGAAGACAGAAAGTACAAAATGCATCATTCCATTTCTTATCTTTGCTATAGTTGGTGTGAACACAATGTTCCCTTCTTCGACCGTTGTTTGGCTCTCCTGGAGACCAATAGGTGAAGTTCACTCCACAACCATCAGACCACATCCAGCTGCCTTCTTTGTGGAGGTCTCTGAGTCCGATCCAGGTCCATCCTTCAGCATGATCGAAGTTCTTCATCAGTGCTTCGATGAAATTATGTTCATCCAGACTGTGGATAGACACCAGGTTGGCTCCCTGTGACACAGAGTAGAGCTCTGCATCAGCCCAGGTCATATGTGTGGACACGTACTTGTAGCAGCGGTTGTTGAAGCTGAACCAGAACATGGGACAGTTTCCACGCTGCAGCTTGACCTCAGGTCcatctgaaggagacacagcaCCCAGGGTCAGGGcgaacagaaggaggagtagggccgggtctaggcaggggcaagagggggcctggccccctcaaataaatgttgtgccccctcaaactaaatcccaatttataataataataatataataaagcacaatgccccctcaagatttgtggctgccccctcatacatgcctgtctagacccggccctgaggaggagcaggatcatgttggcgtctctctctctctgtgtcacaggAGCAGGACGAGGGGTTGGAGATGATCTGCACTGTTGGATGAGAATGAGAGTTTGAAGGAGACAGGTGGGCAGGCTGAGTTCTTTTATACTCTTCAGAGAGGGTGTCTGCACTGTTGGTGTGATGTTATTGGTCAAATGCACTTGGCAAACACTTTGATTTATACACATTTGCACagaacaaagtgttttctttgAACACGAGGCAGAAAAACCAACAGCTCACCTGGATGTCCCATAACTTACCTCTTGACCTCGTAAAAtgcagctttagaaaagatGACACGAGGTCAGATATGTCACTTTGTGGTTGACTTCTTCTCATTCACACCAGGTAAACAACTGCCAAACACAAGTTGACACATCGACCATGTTACAATTACAAAGTCTTTAATGTGACCTCTCTTGTAttgtgaactttgtgttttttctaacCTGCAAACAGCATTGCCAACGAACGTGTATCAGAAGTGTTTGCCCCCGAATCACCCAACAGTGTAAAAAGACAATAAGGAAAATAAAGGAGGAAATAATTGTTCACGAAATATCAACAACTGTTAAGCTTTGAAACGTCTAGGagagctctgctctttgtttttagATTCAATGCATATTTATTGCACCATAATAGTGccacagtgttttgtttcttttaaagtcATTAATAATGAGTGGTCCATGGTCCAATCAGAGTTGGCACGAAACATTACACTGGTGAAGAAGCATTTTGAGAAATCCAGctaacaaacagataaacagctaTGAAAAAGACTATCTGTCAATGATCCATCTGATATCAGTGCCATTTAAATACCAGTGAGTCAATGTTCCCTTTGCCCTTTCTGGGAAGCTGCTGAGATCACTGGACACCAGCAGCTGCCATAGATCTACAGATATGATAATTTACTTTTACCTTTGTACTGAGCTTTTCCTTTGGAAATTCTTGACTCACTTTGATACAGTTGGAGGCTTAGTAAAAGATCCAGTTAAATAGTACaaattttctaaaaaaaaataagaaaattagtttttccaGCAGTTTAGATTCATGATTCAAACatctaaatataaaaacttcatcatttccttttattttctcacttgGCTTTAATTTGACAAGCCCAAAATGCTTGATACCACTGTCTTCAATGGATCCAGATgtagattttctttcttttacttaaTCATGTTCCTTAGAACTGTGCAAATCTGGTTTCGGATTTAAGGAGTAGGACATcaaaattaatatatttataacctACCTGTCGATTTACACTTAATAAACCAAGGGATACACCGAGTTCTGAATATTTTGGTGTTGTCTATGGAGTTTCTTATCGTGTAAGTgttaaaacagaaaagacaatCTATCTGTCAATGATCCATCTGATATCAGTGCCATTTAAATACGAGTGAGTTCAATGTTCCCTTTGCCCTTTCTGGGAAGCTGCTGAGATCACTGGGCATCATCAGCTGCCATATAGATCTGATAGTTTACTTTAATCTTTGTGTAATGGGGTCAATTCTTGGTGACATTTGATACTTTTAGTGGGGTTATTTTCCCCGTTCGGGATTGGTTAAATTTTCCTGACATGAAAGGTGATGCTCATAGGCTGCGGGGAGGCGGAGTTTATTTAGGGACGTCGTAgcgctccccctctccctctccccctctctctctccccactgctggtcctgagtgtgtgtatgaggaagTGCATCGTGAGCGCAGCAGGTACGGACGCAAATTGTTTATTGCGAGCTCACGCCGgtttcacaccggacgcgtgagcgtcgcgtgagcgtcgcgtgagcgtcgcgtgagcgtcgcgtgagcgtcgcgtgagcgtcgcgtgagcgtcgcgtgagcgtcgcgtgagcgtcgcgtggatccctagcacgccggggccaggctgcacaccggacaggctgaactccgcggcggtcatcctgcgattcctctccgtgatcacacatacagctgatatttgtcattaacggcaacggtgtcccagcatttgtcctttttaatgtacAACACAGCCgaggatcgtacagctcactgtacttctccacttcaattattaaattaatgtcatccttcttca
This window encodes:
- the LOC133009496 gene encoding lactose-binding lectin l-2-like, whose product is MILLLLLFALTLGAVSPSDGPEVKLQRGNCPMFWFSFNNRCYKYVSTHMTWADAELYCVSQGANLVSIHSLDEENFVTALIKNFDHAEGYTWIGLSDLHKEGSWMWSDGCGVNFSFWSPGQPNNYEGRQNCGHNNLYTEKKWNDGLCSENYPSVCASQIICPQ
- the LOC133009732 gene encoding lactose-binding lectin l-2-like, encoding LLLLLFALTLGAVSPSDGPEVKLQRGNCPMFWFSFNNRCYKYVSTHMTWADAELYSVSQGANLVSIHSLDEHNFIEALMKNFDHAEGWTWIGLRDLHKEGSWMWSDGCGVNFTYWSPGEPNNGRRREHCVHTNYSKDKKWNDAFCTFCLPSVCASHIIYPQALLSLI